A window from Purpureocillium takamizusanense chromosome 3, complete sequence encodes these proteins:
- the CNH1 gene encoding Na+/H+ antiporter (COG:P~TransMembrane:11 (o12-32i102-124o130-153i174-192o204-226i246-262o268-284i296-315o327-349i361-382o407-436i)~EggNog:ENOG503NU9A): protein MAWSHLDITKPHLVYIILGGFTSLFMLCSSFIKERMYIGEATVATLCGVIFGPHAANLINPNEWGSVDIVTVEFSRIVLVVQCFAVGVELPKFYMEKHWRSVVFLLVPVMMFGWLIVSLFIWWMVPQLSWLESLVVAACVTATDPVLASSVVGKGKFAKRVPKHLRDLLSAESGCNDGMAFPFIYLSLYLIQYHESAKDVSFHFVVYVILYECIFGAIYGFILGYIARHGIKFAEQRDLIDRESFLVFYFVVALFCAGSGSILGLDDLLVGFAAGVGFSNDGWFGEKTEESHVSNVIDLLLNLTYFVYFGTIIPWEQYNNDVFGLKAWRLVVIAIFVLLFRRIPIMMALKPFIPDVKNWREALFAGHFGPIGVGAIFVAILARAELEHEEPVPLAELPPPGVDHYSLIYLVWPIVSFLVISSILIHGSSIAVFTLGKRINTLTLTMSYTAAPDDGPSWMNRLPRISSQSRSQAKTMSEASFDDPKEPDFPAGTLAPPSNFLRRQRDEDNPSRAGSRASSLVSRRRKHKKWDDGIGPGGPVSHSAIFPTRPAAATGDLEKDPSPPARENTDSTTLNGDTPKEKDVDRSEEAEEVHETERESRRPRRSPQHVEIYDEGGQMVFENEDGDVLGVERTDGDDHEDVSHPANTLKPNAEPSSWSFSGLRRKMSEVYTSELEKRKDKGKADRRHEPARAYQFGNMIIVEDEDGEVVKTYELPSQKAEGQEGGALIGASLKYLGLGAKGRQAERDPESAAEEGQAGTSSASPSRPPTKSAWSGFTRSRPEQARRRSVAQQQEADDDKKIRFTIGGVGQRMTKEDFIMEVQKLDAGTRKEVVDHSSASTALKRLARQDPPVKPAGRPSGPPIPVIHEHGSQSSNGESSRTGRGRSESLSPGRRPAQPSSRSPPSSRDGHATELEETAVERKRRLAVLANQAEAEDEGEHEAGETGETPAERRRRQAALGMAHGAAADASDSDDEGTERVPPARRGIRFAEPQRSVKQHKHRH, encoded by the exons ATGGCGTGGTCTCACCTTGACATTACCAAGCCGCACTTGGTCTacatcatcctcggcggcttcaCCTCTCTCTTCAtgctctgctcctccttcaTCAAGGAGCGCATGTACATCGGTGAAGCCACCGTCGCGACGCTGTGCGGCGTCATCTTCGGCCCCCATGCCGCCAACCTCATCAACCCAAACGAGTGGGGGAGCGTCgacatcgtcaccgtcgagTTCTCCCGCATCGTTCTCGTCGTTCAGTGCTTCGCCGTCGGAGTCGAACTGCCCAAATTCTACATGGAGAAGCATTGGCGctccgtcgtcttcctcctcgtccccgtcATGATGTTCGGCTGGCTCATCGTTAGCCTCTTCATCTGGTGGATGGTGCCCCAACTGAGCTGGCTCGAGTccctggtcgtcgccgcctgcgttACTGCCACTGACCCcgtcctcgcctcctccgtcgtcggcaagggcaagttCGCTAAGCGCGTCCCCAAGCACTTGCGAGACCTGCTGTCTGCTGAGTCTGGCTGCAACGATGGCATGGCCTTTCCCTTCATTTACCTGTCGCTGTATCTCATCCAGTACCATGAGAGCGCCAAGGATGTCAGCTTCCACTTCGTCGTCTATGTCATCCTCTACGAGTGCATCTTCGGCGCCATCTACGGCTTCATCCTCGGCTACATTGCCCGCCACGGCATCAAGTttgccgagcagcgcgacTTGATCGATCGCGAAAGCTTTCTCGTCTTCTatttcgtcgtcgccctcttcTGCGCCGGCTCGGGCAGCATCCTCGGCTTGGACGACCTGCTTGTTGGtttcgccgccggcgtcggcttcTCCAACGATGGCTGGTTCGGCGAGAAGACGGAGGAGTCCCACGTCTCCAACGTCATCGACCTGCTTCTCAACTTGACCTACTTTGTCTACTTTGGCACCATTATTCCTTGGGAGCAGTACAACAATGACGTCTTTGGGCTCAAGGCgtggcgcctcgtcgtcattgccATATTCGTGCTTCTCTTCCGCCGCATCCCCATCATGATGGCTCTGAAACCATTCATACCCGACGTGAAAAACTGGCGCGAAGCACTTTTCGCGGGCCATTTTGGCCCCATTGGTGTCGGCGCCATCTTTGTCGCCATTCTAGCCCGTGCCGAGCTGGAACACGAAGAGCCAGTGCCACTGGCCGAGCTCCCCCCTCCAGGCGTCGATCACTACTCGCTCATCTACCTGGTCTGGCCGATTGTCAGCTTCCTCGTCATCTCGTCTATTCTCATCCACGGCTCTTCCATCGCCGTATTCACGCTGGGTAAGCGCATCAACACCCTCACATTGACCATGTCATACACGGCCGCCCCAGATGATGGCCCGTCATGGATGAACAGGCTGCCTCGCATCTCGTCTCAGTCTCGGTCGCAGGCCAAGACCATGTCGGAGGCCTCGTTCGACGATCCCAAGGAGCCCGACTTTCCAGCCGGCACGCTCGCGCCACCCTCAAACTTTTTGCGTCGGCAGCGTGACGAGGACAACCCTAGCCGAGCGGGTAGCAGGGCTTCGTCCTTGGTTTCGAGGAGGCGCAAGCACAAGAAATGGGACGATGGAATCGGACCCGGTGGCCCTGTTAGTCACTCTGCCATCTTCCCCaccaggccggccgccgccaccggtgACCTCGAGAAGGACCCGTCTCCCCCGGCTCGAGAGAACAccgactcgacgacgctcaACGGGGACACTCCCAAGGAAAAGGACGTCGATAGATCAGAGGAGGCAGAGGAGGTGCACGAAACAGAGAGGGAatctcgccggcctcgccgctccCCACAGCATGTGGAAATCTACGACGAAGGCGGCCAAATGGTTTTCGAGAATGAGGACGGAGATGTGCTGGGTGTTGAGCGAACCGACGGCGATGATCATGAGGATGTGTCGCATCCTGCAAACACGCTGAAACCCAACGCTGAACCATCAAGCTGGTCATTCAGCGGCCTGCGACGCAAGATGAGCGAGGTGTACACCTCGGAACTtgagaagcgcaaggacaagggcaaaGCTGACCGGCGACACGAGCCGGCTCGCGCCTACCAGTTCGGCAACATG ATTATTgttgaggatgaggatggtgAAGTCGTCAAGACGTACGAGCTCCCATCCCAAAAGGCCGAGGGACAGGAAGGCGGCGCCCTCATTGGAGCCAGCCTTAAGTACCTGGGTCTCGGCGCAAAGGGCCGTCAGGCAGAAAGGGACCCCGAGTCAGCAGCCGAGgagggccaggccggcacgagcagcgcgtcaccaagtcggccgccgaccaAGTCTGCCTGGTCAGGCTTCACCAGGAGTCGGCCTGAGCAagcgcggaggaggagcgtggcccagcagcaggaggccgacgacgacaagaagatTCGGTTCACcattggcggcgtgggccaGCGCATGACCAAGGAGGACTTCATCATGGAAGTGCAGAAGCTGGATGCAGGCACGCGCAAGGAAGTTGTCGATCATTCCTCAGCATCGACCGCTCTTAAGAGGCTCGCCAGGCAGGATCCGCCCGTCAAGCCCGCTGGCCGGCCATCCGGGCCCCCGATCCCCGTGATTCATGAGCACGGCAGCCAAagcagcaacggcgagaGCAGTCGCACGGGCCGCGGACGCTCTGAGTCTCTGTCCCCCGGCCGTCGGCCAGCCCAACCGTCGAGCCgatcgccgccatcgtctaGAGACGGGCATGCGacggagctggaggagacggccgtcgagcgtAAACGCAGGCTGGCCGTGCTGGCGAACCAGGCTGAggccgaagacgagggcgagcacgaAGCTGGGGAGACGGGTGAGACGCCGGccgagcgacggcgacggcaagccgcgctgggcatggcgcatggcgcggcggccgacgccagcgacagtgacgacgagggcacgGAGCGCGTGCCACCCGCTAGGAGAGGCATTAGGTTCGCCGAgccgcagcgcagcgtcAAGCAGCATAAACATCGCCACTGA
- the CNH1 gene encoding Na+/H+ antiporter, variant 2 (COG:P~TransMembrane:11 (o12-32i102-124o130-153i174-192o204-226i246-262o268-284i296-315o327-349i361-382o407-436i)~EggNog:ENOG503NU9A), giving the protein MAWSHLDITKPHLVYIILGGFTSLFMLCSSFIKERMYIGEATVATLCGVIFGPHAANLINPNEWGSVDIVTVEFSRIVLVVQCFAVGVELPKFYMEKHWRSVVFLLVPVMMFGWLIVSLFIWWMVPQLSWLESLVVAACVTATDPVLASSVVGKGKFAKRVPKHLRDLLSAESGCNDGMAFPFIYLSLYLIQYHESAKDVSFHFVVYVILYECIFGAIYGFILGYIARHGIKFAEQRDLIDRESFLVFYFVVALFCAGSGSILGLDDLLVGFAAGVGFSNDGWFGEKTEESHVSNVIDLLLNLTYFVYFGTIIPWEQYNNDVFGLKAWRLVVIAIFVLLFRRIPIMMALKPFIPDVKNWREALFAGHFGPIGVGAIFVAILARAELEHEEPVPLAELPPPGVDHYSLIYLVWPIVSFLVISSILIHGSSIAVFTLGKRINTLTLTMSYTAAPDDGPSWMNRLPRISSQSRSQAKTMSEASFDDPKEPDFPAGTLAPPSNFLRRQRDEDNPSRAGSRASSLVSRRRKHKKWDDGIGPGGPVSHSAIFPTRPAAATGDLEKDPSPPARENTDSTTLNGDTPKEKDVDRSEEAEEVHETERESRRPRRSPQHVEIYDEGGQMVFENEDGDVLGVERTDGDDHEDVSHPANTLKPNAEPSSWSFSGLRRKMSEVYTSELEKRKDKGKADRRHEPARAYQFGNMVWAPRAPEWTEIVLTCRRLLLRMRMVKSSRRTSSHPKRPRDRKAAPSLEPALSTWVSAQRAVRQKGTPSQQPRRARPARAARHQVGRRPSLPGQASPGVGLSKRGGGAWPSSRRPTTTRRFGSPLAAWASA; this is encoded by the coding sequence ATGGCGTGGTCTCACCTTGACATTACCAAGCCGCACTTGGTCTacatcatcctcggcggcttcaCCTCTCTCTTCAtgctctgctcctccttcaTCAAGGAGCGCATGTACATCGGTGAAGCCACCGTCGCGACGCTGTGCGGCGTCATCTTCGGCCCCCATGCCGCCAACCTCATCAACCCAAACGAGTGGGGGAGCGTCgacatcgtcaccgtcgagTTCTCCCGCATCGTTCTCGTCGTTCAGTGCTTCGCCGTCGGAGTCGAACTGCCCAAATTCTACATGGAGAAGCATTGGCGctccgtcgtcttcctcctcgtccccgtcATGATGTTCGGCTGGCTCATCGTTAGCCTCTTCATCTGGTGGATGGTGCCCCAACTGAGCTGGCTCGAGTccctggtcgtcgccgcctgcgttACTGCCACTGACCCcgtcctcgcctcctccgtcgtcggcaagggcaagttCGCTAAGCGCGTCCCCAAGCACTTGCGAGACCTGCTGTCTGCTGAGTCTGGCTGCAACGATGGCATGGCCTTTCCCTTCATTTACCTGTCGCTGTATCTCATCCAGTACCATGAGAGCGCCAAGGATGTCAGCTTCCACTTCGTCGTCTATGTCATCCTCTACGAGTGCATCTTCGGCGCCATCTACGGCTTCATCCTCGGCTACATTGCCCGCCACGGCATCAAGTttgccgagcagcgcgacTTGATCGATCGCGAAAGCTTTCTCGTCTTCTatttcgtcgtcgccctcttcTGCGCCGGCTCGGGCAGCATCCTCGGCTTGGACGACCTGCTTGTTGGtttcgccgccggcgtcggcttcTCCAACGATGGCTGGTTCGGCGAGAAGACGGAGGAGTCCCACGTCTCCAACGTCATCGACCTGCTTCTCAACTTGACCTACTTTGTCTACTTTGGCACCATTATTCCTTGGGAGCAGTACAACAATGACGTCTTTGGGCTCAAGGCgtggcgcctcgtcgtcattgccATATTCGTGCTTCTCTTCCGCCGCATCCCCATCATGATGGCTCTGAAACCATTCATACCCGACGTGAAAAACTGGCGCGAAGCACTTTTCGCGGGCCATTTTGGCCCCATTGGTGTCGGCGCCATCTTTGTCGCCATTCTAGCCCGTGCCGAGCTGGAACACGAAGAGCCAGTGCCACTGGCCGAGCTCCCCCCTCCAGGCGTCGATCACTACTCGCTCATCTACCTGGTCTGGCCGATTGTCAGCTTCCTCGTCATCTCGTCTATTCTCATCCACGGCTCTTCCATCGCCGTATTCACGCTGGGTAAGCGCATCAACACCCTCACATTGACCATGTCATACACGGCCGCCCCAGATGATGGCCCGTCATGGATGAACAGGCTGCCTCGCATCTCGTCTCAGTCTCGGTCGCAGGCCAAGACCATGTCGGAGGCCTCGTTCGACGATCCCAAGGAGCCCGACTTTCCAGCCGGCACGCTCGCGCCACCCTCAAACTTTTTGCGTCGGCAGCGTGACGAGGACAACCCTAGCCGAGCGGGTAGCAGGGCTTCGTCCTTGGTTTCGAGGAGGCGCAAGCACAAGAAATGGGACGATGGAATCGGACCCGGTGGCCCTGTTAGTCACTCTGCCATCTTCCCCaccaggccggccgccgccaccggtgACCTCGAGAAGGACCCGTCTCCCCCGGCTCGAGAGAACAccgactcgacgacgctcaACGGGGACACTCCCAAGGAAAAGGACGTCGATAGATCAGAGGAGGCAGAGGAGGTGCACGAAACAGAGAGGGAatctcgccggcctcgccgctccCCACAGCATGTGGAAATCTACGACGAAGGCGGCCAAATGGTTTTCGAGAATGAGGACGGAGATGTGCTGGGTGTTGAGCGAACCGACGGCGATGATCATGAGGATGTGTCGCATCCTGCAAACACGCTGAAACCCAACGCTGAACCATCAAGCTGGTCATTCAGCGGCCTGCGACGCAAGATGAGCGAGGTGTACACCTCGGAACTtgagaagcgcaaggacaagggcaaaGCTGACCGGCGACACGAGCCGGCTCGCGCCTACCAGTTCGGCAACATGGTTTGGGCTCCCCGCGCCCCTGAGTGGACCGAAATTGTACTGACTTGTCGCAGATTATTgttgaggatgaggatggtgAAGTCGTCAAGACGTACGAGCTCCCATCCCAAAAGGCCGAGGGACAGGAAGGCGGCGCCCTCATTGGAGCCAGCCTTAAGTACCTGGGTCTCGGCGCAAAGGGCCGTCAGGCAGAAAGGGACCCCGAGTCAGCAGCCGAGgagggccaggccggcacgagcagcgcgtcaccaagtcggccgccgaccaAGTCTGCCTGGTCAGGCTTCACCAGGAGTCGGCCTGAGCAagcgcggaggaggagcgtggcccagcagcaggaggccgacgacgacaagaagatTCGGTTCACcattggcggcgtgggccaGCGCATGA